Proteins encoded by one window of Aliivibrio wodanis:
- a CDS encoding putative glutathione S-transferase, with the protein MLKFYFHQTPNPMKVALYLTETELPFELMPVDTLKGEQHTKEYRAINPNGKAPAIVDDGVRVFDSSAILLYLSETRGKLGGKVEDRAEILSWLLFIASGLGPFSGQSVHFRHFAPEKIPYAINRYLSEAQRHYEVLDSHLEGRKFIVGGEFSIVDVSAWGWIDKATVVLGEEGLAPYKNIQRWFDNVNNRPAVEKARNIANDIEFKSEFDEKANRSLYPQNFK; encoded by the coding sequence ATGCTTAAGTTTTATTTTCATCAAACGCCAAACCCAATGAAAGTCGCTCTATATTTAACAGAAACTGAACTTCCATTTGAATTAATGCCAGTAGATACATTAAAAGGTGAGCAGCATACAAAGGAGTATCGAGCGATTAACCCTAACGGAAAGGCGCCTGCTATCGTTGATGATGGAGTTCGTGTTTTTGATTCGAGCGCTATTTTGCTTTATCTATCAGAAACAAGAGGAAAGCTTGGTGGTAAAGTTGAAGATCGTGCAGAAATTCTTTCATGGTTGCTATTTATTGCGTCTGGTTTAGGGCCATTTTCTGGGCAATCTGTTCACTTCCGTCATTTTGCACCTGAAAAAATACCTTACGCGATTAACCGTTATTTATCAGAGGCACAGCGTCATTACGAAGTGTTAGATAGTCATCTTGAAGGCCGTAAATTTATCGTTGGAGGTGAGTTCAGTATTGTTGATGTTTCTGCATGGGGTTGGATAGATAAAGCGACAGTTGTTTTGGGCGAAGAGGGTTTAGCCCCTTATAAAAATATTCAACGTTGGTTTGATAACGTAAATAATCGCCCAGCTGTTGAAAAGGCTCGAAATATCGCTAATGACATTGAGTTTAAATCTGAGTTTGATGAAAAAGCCAACCGATCTCTTTATCCGCAGAATTTTAAATAA
- a CDS encoding integral membrane protein, Band 7 protein has translation MGSLFEHNLQFTMVITGVVLIALITIGIIFAKLYKRATKEVAFVRTGMGGEKVVKDGGSIVLPVLHETIPVNMNTLRIEVGKTQKDALITKDRMRVDVKADFYLRVAPNSEGISMAAQTLGTRTMRVEELKVLMESKFVDVLRAVAAEMTMIEMHEQRAEFVQKVQQNVMNDLEKNGLELESVSLTGFDQTELQFFNENNAFDAEGRARLTNIIEKKRKETNDIEQENRILIEQRNLEAEKLSLTIQKEKEEALLVQQQALEFKRVEQQAEIVKQREQGEQEERQAEISKQRTIELAEIEKAKQIEAQEIEKLKTLEQARIQQQKDIEVSEQDKRIAIAQKSEEESAARAKAADAEKSKVEKEEAVITAKEVATANRCKEIEIIDAKKEAEREAVGITVQAEAGKQAAQDKAEAVLIEARANADAKKLQAEADEKVLAVEAEGKRALYAADNSLNSEQIELQKSLAILRVLPEIVANSVKPLENIEGIKILQGYSNVGSTSGAGAVSNANSGGLAEQITSAALNYRANAPMVDAMIRDLGLVDDKAGTLGDLLNGKNSLIGDAMGIAADATQVEDTIDNKNS, from the coding sequence ATGGGATCGTTATTTGAGCATAATCTACAGTTTACTATGGTAATCACTGGAGTAGTCTTAATCGCTTTAATTACAATAGGCATTATTTTTGCCAAGCTGTATAAGCGAGCAACTAAAGAAGTCGCCTTTGTTCGTACAGGTATGGGAGGAGAGAAAGTAGTAAAAGACGGTGGTTCAATTGTATTACCAGTACTGCATGAGACTATTCCCGTGAATATGAATACACTACGTATTGAAGTTGGAAAAACTCAAAAAGATGCATTAATTACTAAAGATCGTATGCGTGTCGATGTGAAAGCTGATTTTTACTTGCGTGTAGCACCTAACTCAGAAGGGATCTCAATGGCAGCACAAACATTGGGAACACGTACGATGCGTGTTGAAGAGTTAAAAGTATTAATGGAGTCTAAGTTTGTTGATGTTTTACGTGCTGTAGCTGCTGAGATGACCATGATTGAAATGCATGAACAACGTGCTGAATTTGTTCAAAAAGTGCAACAAAATGTAATGAATGACTTAGAGAAAAATGGGCTAGAATTAGAATCAGTATCGTTAACTGGTTTTGACCAAACAGAGCTGCAATTTTTTAATGAGAACAATGCTTTTGATGCAGAAGGTCGTGCTCGTTTAACAAATATCATTGAGAAAAAGCGTAAAGAGACAAATGATATTGAGCAAGAGAACCGTATTTTAATTGAACAAAGAAACTTAGAAGCTGAAAAATTATCATTAACCATTCAAAAAGAGAAAGAAGAAGCCCTGTTAGTACAACAACAAGCGTTAGAGTTTAAACGTGTTGAACAACAAGCTGAGATTGTGAAGCAACGAGAGCAAGGTGAGCAAGAAGAGCGTCAAGCTGAGATTTCTAAGCAGCGTACAATTGAACTGGCTGAAATCGAAAAAGCTAAACAGATTGAAGCACAAGAAATTGAAAAGCTTAAGACATTAGAGCAGGCTCGTATTCAACAGCAAAAAGATATAGAAGTATCTGAGCAAGATAAGCGTATTGCGATTGCTCAAAAATCAGAAGAAGAATCAGCAGCTCGTGCTAAAGCAGCTGATGCTGAAAAATCTAAAGTAGAGAAAGAAGAAGCAGTAATTACGGCAAAAGAAGTTGCAACGGCGAACCGTTGTAAAGAAATTGAAATTATTGATGCGAAGAAAGAAGCGGAACGTGAAGCTGTAGGTATTACTGTTCAAGCTGAAGCTGGCAAACAAGCAGCACAAGATAAAGCAGAAGCTGTACTTATTGAAGCTAGAGCAAATGCTGATGCTAAAAAATTGCAAGCTGAAGCTGATGAAAAAGTTCTAGCAGTAGAAGCAGAAGGTAAGCGTGCTTTATATGCAGCAGATAATAGTCTAAATTCAGAGCAAATAGAATTACAAAAATCATTAGCTATTTTAAGAGTATTACCTGAGATTGTTGCTAATTCAGTGAAACCACTTGAAAATATTGAAGGTATTAAGATATTACAAGGTTATAGCAACGTAGGATCAACATCAGGTGCAGGAGCAGTAAGTAATGCGAATTCTGGCGGTTTAGCAGAACAAATTACGAGCGCAGCATTAAACTATCGTGCAAATGCGCCTATGGTTGATGCCATGATCCGTGATCTTGGCTTAGTTGATGATAAAGCAGGTACTCTTGGCGACTTACTGAATGGTAAAAACAGCTTAATAGGTGACGCTATGGGTATAGCTGCCGATGCAACTCAAGTTGAAGATACTATCGATAATAAAAACTCTTAA
- a CDS encoding Transcriptional regulator, TetR family — MAKNSKFDRVQVVDKAVDLYWEKGFHATSMRNLQEVIDMRPGSIYATFGSKEGLFKESLQRYTHLGILHLQQCCNEKQSPLLGLKSFIHQIVVEKRSSSPSGMCMLVKTITELTNENEELLAEAKRSLKIMETEFEKVLKQAQVIGEIEQGKDTKQLAQFVQVQIAGLRTYARTVDSDLPLQKMLDNMFTHYPF; from the coding sequence ATGGCTAAAAATTCGAAGTTTGATCGAGTTCAAGTTGTTGATAAAGCAGTTGATCTTTATTGGGAGAAAGGGTTTCACGCAACATCAATGCGTAATCTTCAAGAAGTAATTGATATGCGCCCTGGAAGCATTTATGCCACATTTGGAAGTAAAGAGGGGTTATTTAAAGAGTCGTTACAGCGATATACCCATTTAGGCATTTTGCATTTACAGCAATGCTGCAATGAAAAACAGTCTCCTCTACTAGGATTAAAATCATTTATTCATCAGATTGTGGTTGAAAAACGCTCTAGTTCACCAAGCGGCATGTGTATGTTGGTAAAAACAATTACTGAGTTAACGAATGAAAATGAAGAACTGTTAGCTGAAGCCAAACGTTCTTTAAAAATCATGGAAACTGAATTTGAAAAGGTATTAAAACAAGCGCAAGTGATTGGAGAAATCGAACAAGGAAAAGATACAAAGCAACTTGCTCAATTTGTTCAAGTACAAATTGCAGGATTAAGAACATATGCCCGCACTGTAGATAGCGATCTTCCATTGCAGAAAATGCTTGATAATATGTTTACTCATTACCCATTTTAA
- a CDS encoding transposase, IS66 family: MIQSGKVYLVVGVTDMRKSIDGLSLIVAETLEMDPFSEAWFIFCNRNRDKLKILFWDTNGFWLYYRRLEKGTFKWPTPNIDGALHISRQQLNWLLSGLTLDHAKAHKPLFNLEV; this comes from the coding sequence ATGATACAGTCAGGAAAGGTTTACCTCGTCGTTGGCGTCACCGACATGAGAAAATCCATTGATGGCTTATCACTCATTGTCGCCGAAACGCTGGAAATGGACCCATTCAGTGAAGCCTGGTTTATTTTTTGTAACCGCAATCGAGATAAACTCAAGATCTTGTTTTGGGATACCAATGGTTTTTGGCTTTATTATCGTCGCTTAGAAAAAGGGACGTTCAAATGGCCAACTCCCAATATTGATGGTGCGCTCCACATTAGCAGACAACAACTCAACTGGCTTTTATCTGGACTGACTTTAGATCATGCTAAAGCTCATAAGCCGTTATTTAACCTAGAAGTGTGA
- a CDS encoding transposase, IS66 family translates to MTDLPNDIEQLKAMLLELHNQNEAKEKLLVAKQEEVAELKTQVALLVEQLNLNKSKRFSSQSEKVPKGTFNEAEQQNSLPKSNDEKKKTGRKPLPKELEREIHKHELNAPYCECCDEPLHECGVETSEELKIIPQKVTVIRHERTKYACRQCEKTQTQSKIITAPKPASMIPKSMGSAGAFAAVVTAKYVDALPLYRQVDILNRSDIDISRATLANWCVQLGNKVKPVIDEMKSRLLNEKLICADETTVQVLREEDRKAQTKSYMWVYRSGEFIKTPVVIYDYHPSRAATCAKDFLGDYSGYLLSDGYSVYDTLDAVTQAACMAHARRKFTDAQKASPSKKAGKPEKALNFIAKLYGVERKAKGLSANERQKIRKQEAEPILSEFKAWLDVQNVLPKGALGKAIAYTQKQWPKLLTYLEDGDISIDNNVTERDIRPFTTGRKNWMFSTSVDGAKASANLYSLVMTCRANDINPYYYFQYLFTELPKRDPVDDMSDLMPWLVEMSDAE, encoded by the coding sequence ATGACCGATCTTCCTAATGATATTGAGCAACTAAAAGCGATGCTACTTGAGCTTCATAATCAAAATGAAGCCAAAGAGAAGCTGCTTGTTGCCAAGCAAGAAGAAGTCGCTGAATTAAAAACTCAAGTTGCACTCTTGGTTGAGCAATTAAACCTAAATAAATCCAAGCGCTTCTCATCGCAAAGTGAAAAAGTACCAAAAGGTACTTTCAATGAAGCTGAGCAGCAAAACTCGCTCCCTAAATCGAATGATGAGAAGAAAAAAACAGGTCGCAAGCCTCTACCAAAAGAGCTTGAGCGTGAGATACACAAGCATGAACTCAATGCACCTTATTGTGAATGTTGTGATGAACCATTGCATGAATGTGGCGTTGAAACCTCAGAAGAGCTTAAAATTATTCCTCAAAAGGTCACTGTCATTCGCCACGAACGCACTAAATACGCTTGTCGCCAATGTGAAAAAACGCAAACCCAATCCAAAATTATCACCGCACCAAAGCCCGCTAGTATGATCCCCAAAAGCATGGGAAGCGCAGGAGCTTTCGCGGCGGTAGTCACAGCAAAATACGTAGATGCACTGCCACTGTATCGCCAAGTAGATATCCTAAATCGGTCTGATATTGATATAAGCCGAGCGACGCTTGCTAATTGGTGTGTTCAGTTGGGTAATAAAGTGAAACCAGTCATTGATGAGATGAAATCAAGGCTGCTTAATGAAAAGCTTATCTGCGCAGATGAAACCACAGTACAAGTGCTACGCGAAGAAGATAGAAAAGCGCAAACCAAATCTTATATGTGGGTTTACCGTAGTGGTGAGTTCATTAAAACCCCTGTTGTTATCTATGATTATCACCCAAGCCGTGCAGCAACGTGTGCAAAAGACTTTTTAGGTGATTACTCAGGGTACTTACTCTCTGATGGCTACAGCGTATACGACACATTAGATGCAGTGACACAAGCAGCATGTATGGCGCATGCTCGTAGAAAGTTCACCGATGCACAAAAAGCGTCACCCTCTAAAAAAGCGGGAAAACCTGAAAAAGCCCTCAACTTCATCGCCAAACTTTACGGCGTAGAAAGAAAGGCAAAGGGATTATCCGCAAATGAACGGCAGAAGATAAGAAAACAGGAAGCTGAGCCAATATTGAGTGAATTTAAAGCGTGGCTTGATGTTCAAAATGTCTTACCCAAAGGGGCATTAGGTAAAGCTATCGCCTACACTCAAAAGCAATGGCCTAAATTACTCACCTATCTTGAGGATGGTGATATCAGCATCGATAATAATGTCACAGAAAGAGACATTAGGCCGTTTACCACAGGTAGAAAAAACTGGATGTTCTCAACGTCTGTTGATGGAGCGAAGGCCAGTGCTAACTTGTATAGCTTGGTAATGACGTGCCGCGCCAATGACATTAACCCGTATTATTACTTCCAGTATCTATTTACGGAATTACCTAAACGTGATCCAGTTGATGATATGTCGGATCTTATGCCGTGGCTCGTTGAAATGAGTGATGCAGAGTAA
- a CDS encoding transposase, IS66 family, giving the protein MLCHSIFLIGGIMNQQSKRDHWANILEQQKESNLSIKQFCIDNEISYQTLYYWSKKLSESEVTTKIHPIIVTEPTQEPSNIVVLTCNNGLRAELPANLNSKQIKHWVDALQ; this is encoded by the coding sequence ATGCTTTGCCATAGTATCTTTTTAATCGGAGGTATTATGAATCAACAAAGTAAGCGCGACCATTGGGCTAATATTTTAGAGCAGCAGAAAGAGAGTAACCTATCTATCAAGCAATTTTGTATTGATAATGAAATAAGCTACCAAACCCTTTATTACTGGTCAAAGAAGCTCAGCGAGTCAGAAGTCACAACAAAAATTCACCCCATTATCGTGACAGAGCCAACACAAGAGCCGTCAAATATTGTGGTGCTGACATGTAATAATGGCCTTCGTGCCGAGTTACCAGCAAACCTTAATTCCAAACAAATAAAACATTGGGTTGATGCATTGCAATGA